The Halanaerobium praevalens DSM 2228 genome contains a region encoding:
- a CDS encoding carbohydrate ABC transporter permease: MKEKNTAAEKAIRYSILIIFAIFFLIPMYVLLTTSLKSFSEVSINTMWNLPQSISFAGFKTAFARLAPNVLNSLYLVIPATLFSALLGSMNGYVLAHWKFKGSDTLFALILFGMFIPYQSVLFPLVQFMQSIGLYGSIPGLILVHVVYGLPITTLMFRNYYQDVPQALTEAAKVDGANIFSIYRYIFLPISIPSFVVVFIWQFTNIWNEFLFAVTLTDTQSQPITVALTNLAGSQVVEWNVQMSGAIITALPTLLVYIIFGRYFIKGMLAGSVKG; encoded by the coding sequence ATGAAAGAAAAAAATACTGCAGCTGAAAAAGCAATTCGTTATTCCATTTTAATTATTTTTGCTATTTTCTTTTTAATTCCAATGTATGTCCTCTTAACTACTAGTTTAAAAAGTTTTAGTGAAGTCTCAATTAATACTATGTGGAATTTACCACAGAGTATTTCTTTTGCTGGTTTTAAAACTGCTTTTGCTCGTTTAGCCCCTAATGTACTTAATAGTTTATATTTAGTAATTCCAGCTACTTTATTTTCGGCTCTTTTGGGCTCAATGAATGGTTATGTTTTAGCACACTGGAAGTTTAAAGGTTCTGATACACTTTTTGCCCTAATTTTATTTGGGATGTTTATTCCTTATCAAAGTGTACTTTTTCCTTTAGTTCAATTTATGCAATCTATAGGTCTTTATGGATCTATTCCTGGTTTGATTTTAGTCCATGTAGTTTATGGACTGCCAATTACAACTTTAATGTTTAGAAATTATTATCAAGATGTACCTCAAGCCCTAACAGAAGCAGCCAAAGTAGATGGGGCTAATATTTTTAGTATTTATAGGTATATATTTTTACCAATTTCTATTCCTTCATTTGTGGTTGTTTTTATCTGGCAATTTACAAATATTTGGAATGAATTTTTATTTGCTGTAACTTTAACTGATACCCAAAGCCAGCCGATAACTGTTGCTTTAACAAATTTAGCTGGGAGTCAGGTTGTAGAATGGAATGTACAGATGAGTGGAGCTATTATAACAGCTTTGCCAACACTTTTAGTTTATATTATTTTTGGCCGCTATTTTATTAAAGGAATGCTGGCCGGTTCTGTTAAAGGTTAA
- a CDS encoding carbohydrate ABC transporter permease, with translation MKRKHKESLTSLAILSPSIIALSIFVYGFISRSVQISLLDWDTFGSFMRKAKDYIGLENYRQLLQESRFQTDLWNTLYFTLFFILGCLTIGIILSLILNNKPQGSYFFQNLYLFPMAISFVVTGTVWRWIFAPGRLPLNPRGINLLFEQLNLEALQWGWFTSTNNVFGFNIALIAVIIAAIWQYSGYTMAMWLAGLRGIDQQLIEAARIDGASKWQIFTQILFPMQKPITLSAIIVLAHVSLKAFALIYAMTGSGPNNVTDIPAVYMFEATFRSNRYSTGSAIAIVLLMMVGLLIIPYLIHSFKED, from the coding sequence ATGAAAAGAAAACATAAAGAGTCTTTAACTTCACTTGCAATTTTATCACCATCAATTATTGCTCTTTCTATATTTGTTTATGGGTTTATTAGCCGAAGTGTTCAAATTTCTCTGCTTGATTGGGATACCTTTGGTAGTTTTATGCGAAAGGCTAAAGATTATATAGGTTTGGAAAATTACCGTCAGCTTTTGCAAGAAAGTAGATTTCAGACTGATCTTTGGAATACCCTTTATTTTACCTTATTTTTCATTTTAGGCTGTTTGACAATTGGGATTATTTTATCCCTAATTTTAAATAATAAGCCTCAAGGTAGTTATTTTTTTCAGAACTTATATTTATTTCCGATGGCAATTTCTTTTGTGGTAACAGGTACAGTTTGGCGCTGGATCTTTGCTCCAGGTCGTTTACCTTTAAATCCACGCGGGATTAACCTTTTATTTGAACAATTAAATTTAGAAGCACTACAGTGGGGTTGGTTTACTAGTACTAATAATGTTTTTGGTTTTAATATAGCTTTAATTGCGGTCATTATTGCTGCTATTTGGCAGTATTCTGGTTATACTATGGCAATGTGGTTAGCTGGTTTGCGCGGTATTGATCAGCAGTTGATCGAGGCAGCGCGGATAGATGGTGCAAGCAAATGGCAAATTTTTACTCAAATATTATTTCCAATGCAGAAACCAATTACTTTATCAGCAATTATAGTCTTGGCTCATGTTTCACTTAAAGCTTTTGCTTTAATTTATGCAATGACAGGTAGTGGACCAAATAATGTAACTGATATTCCAGCTGTTTATATGTTTGAAGCAACCTTTAGATCAAATCGATATTCAACTGGATCTGCCATTGCTATTGTGTTATTAATGATGGTAGGATTACTAATTATCCCTTACCTGATCCACAGCTTTAAGGAGGATTAA
- a CDS encoding ABC transporter substrate-binding protein produces MLLKKSALLSGLLILALVLAFSLPAAAQDEEVEIFSWWTGGGEEEGLNALIELFHEEYPNIEVVNATVAGGAGSNAKAVLKTRMVGANPPDSFQVHGGAELINTYVETGMMQPITDLLEEWGVKDKFNQQILEMSAYQGEYYSVPVNVHRSNAMFYNKEVLAENNVEVPTDLDSFIAALEKLDQAGVVPLALGDTNKWPATQIFETLLVATLGPDAYNGLWEGETAADDPAVREALVYFDQIMEYVNSDHSALTWQDATQIMQEGEAGFNIMGDWAEGYMKTLGWTPGQEFGWLPVPGTEGSFVVVTDTFGLPKGAPNPENAKKWLKTIASVAGQDTFNPIKGSIPARLDADKSKYDAYLSDTMDDFANDTLVPSIAHGSAAPEGFITALSDTINSFITSGDVDQAFESFQQNHQEYVQ; encoded by the coding sequence ATGTTATTGAAAAAAAGTGCTTTGTTAAGTGGACTATTGATTTTGGCTTTAGTTTTAGCTTTCAGCTTACCAGCTGCAGCTCAGGATGAAGAAGTGGAGATTTTTAGCTGGTGGACTGGCGGTGGAGAAGAAGAAGGTCTGAATGCTTTAATTGAACTTTTCCATGAAGAATACCCAAATATTGAAGTTGTAAATGCTACAGTAGCTGGGGGAGCTGGTTCAAATGCTAAGGCAGTACTTAAAACAAGAATGGTTGGAGCTAACCCACCTGATTCTTTTCAGGTTCATGGTGGAGCAGAATTAATTAATACTTATGTTGAAACAGGTATGATGCAGCCAATTACTGATTTATTAGAAGAATGGGGTGTCAAAGATAAGTTTAATCAGCAAATTTTAGAAATGTCTGCTTATCAAGGTGAGTATTATTCAGTACCGGTTAATGTTCACCGCTCAAATGCTATGTTTTATAACAAAGAAGTACTTGCAGAAAATAATGTTGAAGTACCAACAGATTTAGATAGCTTTATTGCTGCTTTAGAAAAACTTGACCAAGCTGGAGTAGTTCCACTTGCTTTAGGTGATACTAATAAGTGGCCAGCAACTCAAATTTTTGAGACTTTATTAGTAGCGACTTTAGGCCCAGATGCTTATAATGGTCTTTGGGAAGGAGAAACAGCTGCTGATGATCCAGCAGTAAGAGAAGCTCTTGTTTATTTTGATCAAATTATGGAATATGTTAATTCAGATCACTCTGCTTTAACTTGGCAGGATGCGACTCAGATTATGCAAGAAGGAGAAGCTGGATTTAATATAATGGGTGACTGGGCTGAAGGTTATATGAAAACTTTAGGTTGGACTCCTGGGCAAGAATTTGGCTGGCTGCCTGTACCTGGTACTGAAGGTTCATTTGTAGTTGTCACTGATACTTTTGGTTTACCAAAAGGTGCTCCTAATCCTGAAAATGCTAAAAAATGGTTAAAAACAATTGCCTCTGTAGCAGGGCAGGATACTTTTAATCCAATTAAAGGTTCAATCCCTGCTCGTTTAGATGCAGATAAAAGTAAATATGATGCCTATCTTTCAGACACAATGGATGACTTTGCTAATGACACTTTAGTTCCTTCGATTGCTCATGGTTCTGCTGCACCTGAAGGTTTTATCACTGCTTTAAGTGATACAATTAATAGCTTTATTACTTCTGGTGATGTTGATCAAGCTTTTGAAAGCTTCCAGCAAAATCATCAAGAATATGTCCAATAA
- a CDS encoding flagellar protein, with protein MKLINCKECGKLFSSTGKKICPDCRKSEEEKFEKVKDYLWDNPNSTALKVAKETGVEKELIIKFMREDRLAAEGLLIDYTLKCKRCAKEIKSGIFCQSCRAKMINDFGEGEKEEEPKDPKKSKDSKGMFLKNRFKRNN; from the coding sequence ATGAAGTTGATAAATTGTAAAGAATGTGGCAAACTTTTTTCTTCTACTGGTAAGAAAATTTGTCCTGACTGTCGAAAAAGTGAAGAGGAAAAATTTGAAAAGGTTAAAGATTATCTCTGGGATAATCCTAATTCCACAGCTTTAAAAGTAGCCAAAGAAACTGGAGTAGAAAAAGAATTGATAATTAAGTTTATGCGCGAAGATAGATTAGCTGCCGAAGGTTTATTAATTGATTATACTCTAAAATGCAAACGCTGTGCTAAAGAGATTAAGTCTGGCATTTTTTGTCAAAGTTGTAGAGCAAAGATGATTAATGATTTTGGCGAAGGAGAAAAAGAAGAAGAGCCGAAAGATCCTAAAAAATCTAAAGATAGTAAAGGTATGTTTTTGAAAAATAGATTTAAAAGAAATAACTAA